Part of the Labrenzia sp. PHM005 genome is shown below.
AGTACTTGATAGAAGTATTGGGCTGACGGATTGATGGGAAACGAAAAAGCCTCCGAAATACTGCTCGTAACCCGCAGAGTTATGATGGAGCGGGGTTATAATGGGTTTAGTTTCCGCGACGTTGCCGCCGGCGTAGGCATCAAGAGCGCGAGCATTCATTACCATTTCCCGACCAAGGCGGATTTGGCCGAGGCCGTCGCAAAGGATTACCGGGAGTGGTGCTTAAGGGCTTTGGCGGATTTGTCCGCACCCGATGCAACCGCGCTCCTCACCGCCTACGGCAACCTGTTTGTTGCCATGTTCAAAGACACTGGAAGTGTCTGTCTGGGCGGTGTTCTCGCAACGGATGCCGCGTCGCTCCCGCCGTCGGTCAAAGCCGAAGTCGAACGGTTCTTTCTGGGGCATCATGAATGGCTAAGTGCGGTCCTCCAAACAGGACAGAAAAATGGCGAGATCAGACCCGACCTTGATCCAATCGCATTCGCGAGGACGTTTGTGTCCAGCATGGAAGGAGCCATGATGGTCTCGCGCGCCACTGGAAACCCACACCATCTGACCGAGACGATTGATCAACTCGTCCATTTGGTGCGACCGTTGTCGCGGTAGAGCTTAAATGAAGCGATACCCGATGTTCGGGATCTGACTTTGAAAGACCATTGCGTCCGCTCCGCGGACTAATGTGCAGAGTACAGCGAACGTCTGCTGTCCGCCCATTCCGCCATTGCCCTGACATACCTCAATGCCCCAAGTGAGATTGGTTTCGAGCCGCATCAGCGCAAAAAAACACAGCCAGGGTGATCACCCGTCTTGCAGCACTTTTTGCACCCGCGTGCGGGCGGCTTCTTCGGCCTCGAGCTGTGCAAGCTCGGTTTCGAGGCGCATGAAAAACGGCAGGTAGTCGTCGCCCCATTTCTGGACCAGCAGGGCCGTGGTTTTTAGGGAGAGGTCATTTCGAAGCACCATCAATTGCTTTCAAGCAATTTTATGAAGCCAGAACCTTAGATGCGCAAAACCTGATGTTTCGGGAGTTTTGGAAACGGGAGAGGGTCTGGAACCACCTATACGCGGAGTATGGTCCCGCTGCTCCTGAAAACTCAAAACCGCGTAATCCCACATATTCCCGGATAATCCCGGCTAAAACTCTCTGGTGCCGATTAATTGCGGCCAGTGCCAATTAATTCTGACAAGTACATAATAATCTGATGCAGTTGTCAGAATTGAATGGCATTGGAAGCTATACTTCTGGCCGCAGTTAACTGGCCTCAGTCTGCCAAGTTTACTTTGGTTTCCATAAATCGTGTTTCTGAACCGGTTCCAAATTTGCCAAGAGGCACAATCAGCGTCACACAGGAGCTTCAGCACCAGCAGGCTACTCGTCCCGTGCATCGTTCTGTGAGAGAATACGAACTCCACCATCGTGAGATCGCTGAAGTTCGAGATGTCTTCATTCGCACAATCGGGAGGACTTGATGAGCGAAGCATTGATAGAGCGGGAAGTGGGTGCCTTTCGGTTTGTTGATATCTCGGCGAGCCGTGAAGTCAGAAAAGCTATGGATGTTGCCAAGGAAGTCTCGCAATACCCGGTGCTCATCAGTTCCAAGCCGGGCATGGGCAAATCCACTGCCTTGCGGCACCATGCTTGGAACCTGAACGCCCTTTATTGAGAGGTCCGGCGTGCAGACAAGACTGGGAAGTGCATGCTGACTGTGATCTTCATCGAAGTACTTAAGGATCCGTCAAAGACCACAGCTCTTGCAGGTGTTTTGAGGTGTTGTTTTTGGACGTAGTGTAGAAAATGATTGAAAGTGGGATACTACCGTAGTTCGAACTGAGATTTATCATTTTGCCGCTTTCCAGCTCCCGATGAACCATGCTCATGGGAAGCCAGGAAACGCCGAGACCACTTGATACAAGTTCTTTGATCCCGGCGGAAAATGCTGTGACATAAACCGGATTCTGAGCGCTGTTGGCCGTCCCGAACTGGCTGCCGTTCTGGTTTAGAAGCTCACCGAAATGACTGTTTTCAGGATAGGCAACTGCGGGCGTATCTTCCGGCAAACATCCATCCGCCAACACGGTGTATCGCAGCCTTCCGCCAATGACAGGTATCAGACGGTCTTTGCCCCATTCATTGCGTTGAACAGTAATGTCAAAGGGCAAAGGTGCCGAATTTTCTGCTTCGTAACACAACAGCACCGAAGCCTCACCGCGCAAAAACATCGATATACAGTCTGTCCGGTTGCCGGCCTTCAGGCGGAAATTTACCTGCGGAGCCTTCTCCCGGGTTAAGGCAGCAATGTCAGGGAAAGCGGAAAACAGCAGCGAATGTTGTGTCGTAATTGTTACCTGCACGCGTTCTGGAGAATAGGTCCGGACACGATTTCGAAGTTCCCCAGCCCTTTTGACGATGGATTTTATTTCCTCTTCGTTGTCCAGAAGCGCCGGGTGGATTTCAACGCTGTTGGCTTTTCTCTCCAACAAAGGTGTCCCTAGCCAATCTTCAAAGGATCTTATGCGCCGGGAAAAGGCGGGCTGCGTAATGTTCCGCCGGGCCGCTGCCCGCGTAAGGTTCTGTTCCTCTAGGAGAACAAGAACATCCTCAAACCAGCGTAAGTCCATTCAATCCTCAATTAGGCATACATTTTGTATGGGTAGGCAGTCGTTTATGCATTTTATTTCTCTCAAATAGCAACTCATCATAAGAAAAAATTTGCCTGGAGGAATGTTTCCGTGAGTTTGCCGAATAACATCGAAGTCGCTTCAGGGCGGGAAACACCCGCAGCGGATGTGCGCTTGTGCAAAGAATTGTCCATTATATTGTCAAAGTTTCCACGCATTCGTTTCGGGCACTTGCCGACGCCATTGGAGCCGCTTGACCGGCTCAGTGAACAGCTTGGTGGACCGCGCATATGGGTTAAGAGAGATGATTGCACCGGCCTGTCCTCCGGCGGCAACAAAACGCGCAAACTTGAGTATCTGATGGCTGATGCCCTCGCAAACGGGGCCGACACGGTCATCACGCAAGGCGCAACACAGTCCAATCACGCTCGGCAAACAGCCGCAGCGGCTGCCAAGCTCGGCCTCAAGTGTCACATTCTGCTGGAAGACAGAACCGGTTCTAACGACCGGCAATACAATTCCAACGGCAATGTGTTGCTGGATCTTTTACACGGAGCTGCCGTAGATAAGCGCCCGGGCGGTGCGGATATGAACGCTGAGATGGACGCCCTCGCCGAAACTCTCCGCAAGAACGGTGCCACACCATACATTATTCCAGGTGGGGGCTCGAATGCCATCGGTGCTCTTGGTTATGTCAATTGCGCCCGCGAACTGAGCGAACAGGCTGGCGAAATTGGCTTGAAAATCGACTGTCTTATTCATGCGACTGGAAGCTCAGGTACTCAAGCAGGGTTGGTGGCCGGATTAGCCGCCATCAAGAGCGACATTGATCTCCTAGGTATTGGCGTCCGTGCTCAGCAAGAAAAACAAGAGCAGATGGTCTTCGATCTTGCCGAAAAAACAGCGGAATTGCTGGGCACCGGCTTGCTGATTGATCGTTCTTCAGTGAAAGCCAATTGCAATTATGTGGGGCCGGGATATGGCCTGCCGACAGACGGTATGTGCGAAGCGCTTAAGCTGCTGGCCAGAACGGAAGGATTGCTCTTCGACCCGGTTTACTCCGGTAAGGGCCTCGACGGCATGATCGATTTGATCCGTAAAGGTGCATTTTCCGAACAGAAAAACATTGTCTTCCTGCACACCGGCGGCAGCGCGGCTCTGTTTGGTTATCCGGATCTTTTCGGCTTTTGAGTGGTAATTCGACGACCAAGTAACGAGCGGCAGCGCAACCAAAAAAACCGACTAAGAGCACAGCCGCCAGCCTGGCAACACAACCGAGCTGAAGTTCTAACACCACCCAGGGTAACGAGAACAACTGCTAATCAGGACCCGTTCATCTACCAGAAATCGTTCTGAAATTCGGGAGAACCCAAAAACATAAGCCGGAAAACCGGCATGACCTACCAGAGGAGTTAAGAATGAAACTGAACTTGAAATGCCTATTTGCGGCAACAGCGATGAGCGTTCTGGCGCTGCCAGCCAACGCTGCGGAAGAAGTTAAAATCGGTGTGCCATCTTGGACCGGCGCACAGGCGATAGCCCATCTTTTGGCAGCCGTTGTCGAAATGCGTATTGGCGGAAAAGCGGAGCTTGTTCCGGGCAACAACGCCACCATTTTTCAGGCCATGGACCAGGGCAAAGGCGACATTGATGTCCATCCTGATGTGTGGCTCCCAAACCAGCAAAGCTTTACCAAGAAATATGTTGATGGCGCAGGCACAGTGACCCTTTCGTCCAATCCTTATGAAGGCAACCAGGGCTTCTGCGTCTCCAAGAATTTTGGCGAGGCCAACAACATCACCGATATTGCTGACCTCGGACGGCCAGATGTGGCGGCAAAGATGGACAGTGACGGTAACGGCAAAGGCGAGATGTGGATCGGGGCTCCGGGGTGGGCATCGGCCAACGTCAATGAAGTTAAGGTTCGCGACTACGGCCTGATGGATTTCATCGAGCCAATCCGCGCTGAAGAAAGCGTTAAGACTGCCCGGGTGAAAGACAGTATCGCCAAGGGCGAAGGCTACGCATTCTATTGCTACAAGCCACATGCGATCTGGTACATGTTTGACGTCAAGATGCTGACGGAACCAACCTTTGATCCAGAGAAATACATCATGGTTCAGCCGTCTGACGATGCGGATTGGTTTGAAAAATCCTCAGTTGCAACCAAGGACGCGCTCAAGGAAGTTCAGATAGCCTGGTCCAACTCTTTGCCAGAGCGGTCACCGGCAATTGCGGAATTCTTCTCCAATTTTTCTCTGACAGCGGATGATGTCAGCGGATTTGCCTTCGAAATCAGCGGAAATGGACGTGATCCGTCTGAGGTTGCCCGTGAATGGGTTGAGGCGAATTCGGATCGGGTCGACTCCTGGCTGGGCCTCTAAAGACCAAATACCTATCAGCATAGAGTGGCATCAGCATGGCTGGTGCCGCATCAATTCTAAGCCGGCCGGCGGTTGGTAATCTCGGGGTGTCACACAATGAATGATGACGAGGTCATTGAACTTTCCAACATTTGGAAAATATTCGGGACTGACCCGGACGCTGCCTTAAAGGCTGTTCGAGAGGACGGTCTTTCGAAAGCTGAAGTTCTGGAAAAGTATAACGCTGTGGTGGGGGTCGCAGATGTCAGCCTGTCCATCAACCGCGGAGAAATCTTCTGCATCATGGGGCTTTCGGGCAGCGGAAAGTCGACATTGGTGCGCCATTTCAACCGTCTTCTCGAGCCCACCTTTGGCCGGATTTCCATTGAAGGAACCGATGTCATGGCTCTTGGCCGCCACGAATTGCAGTCCTTCAGAAACCAGAAGATCGGCATGGTGTTTCAAAACTTTGCGTTGATGCCGCACCGGTCTGTTCTAGACAATGTGGCCATGCCTCTGGAAATTCGGGAAGTCCCGAAAAATGAGCGTATGCGCCAGGCTGCGGCCTATCTGGACATCGTGGAGCTTGGTGCTTGGGGATCAAAATACGCCCATGAATTATCCGGCGGTATGCAACAACGAGTTGGTCTGGCCCGCGCCCTGGCAGCCGATCCAGACGTTCTGCTGATGGACGAGCCTTTCAGCGCTCTAGACCCGCTAATCAGGCGGCAATTGCAAGATGAGTTCATTCGTCTCAGCAAGATCTTGAAGAAGACAACGGTCTTCATCACACATGATCTGGATGAAGCTGTCCGGATTGGTGATCGCATTGCCATCATGCGGGATGGCCGGATTGTCCAGGTTGGAACGGCTGAAGACATCGTCATGCATCCGGCAGACGATTATGTTGCAGATTTTGTTGCCGGCATCTCGCGGCTGAAAGTCGTCCGCGCTCATGCCGTCATGCAGCCGCTTGGCGAGTATACCGCCAGTAACGGACCGCTGTCCGTCAATGCCCCGCGTGTTGATGAAAGCGAAACCCTCAGCAACCTCATCAATATGGCAATCAATACCGATGATGCCATCATCGTTGAAGATGCCGGTACTGAAGTCGGAGTGATAACGCGTCCGAATATTCTGAGAACGGTCATCGAAGGCACTGAGGTATCATGATGGATCAGGTCAACATGTCACTTTCAGACGCTGAAGTAGAAGCCGCGCAAGCCTATTCCGACGAACGCAAAAAGAACATCAAAGCCTTCGTCCGCACGAACCCAGGCTATTACATCTCCAACTTCGATCACATCGGCGCCAGCTCTCGATTCACTGCGACCTTCAACATGATGGCTGGTCTTTTTGGTCCCATCTGGTTCGGAGCGAGAGGGCTATGGTCATGGGCCCTACCTTTCCTGATCATTGAGACCTTCGCGATCGTCCAGATTGCCCGCGGTTTGTTTGGAGATCTGGCAGCCGATGCGATGGCACGGATTGCCTCCATAGAAGGAACTTTGGACCTTCGACGCCAACAGCTGGCCGCCGCAGTTGAAAGCGGTTCCGATAAAGCCGACGTCTACCGGCGTACTGTGGAGTCGCTAGAGGCCAATATCGGCGGCATCCAGCTGGAAGCCCAGGCTTTAGCCGACCAGGGCATATGGATCGCACTGTCTGGTCTTGCCGTCCTTGTGCTGGCAAAGATAATCCAGGCTGTGACGGCCAATTGGGCTCTGGAACATCGCTTCACCGAGTGGCTTTCCGACAAAACCATCCGGTCCGGAATGCCGGTGTCCCAAATTGTTTTCAGTGCCGTTTTCATGGTTTTGATCGTACTTGCTTCTTTGCTGCACTACAGTTTTCCTGGCCGTTTTTCTTTGCTGACAGCCTTTCCGACTGATCCCGAGTTCCGGCTTTTCAGTATTGATGCAGTTGAAGCCTTCTTTGCGTATTGTGTTGCCAACGGGGAAGCTCTTTTTGATGCCATAACCTACGGTATCCGGCTTTTGCTCGATGCCCTAGAGCTGGTCTTCGTTAGCACCCCGTGGATCGTGGTTGCCAGCTTGATCATCTTACTGACCTGGCTCACAGCTGGCGTGCGCACGGCAGTCTGGTCTGGAGCGTTTTTGGCCTACATGGGACTGCTTGGTTTCTGGGACAAAGCCATGACAACATTGGCGCTTCTGGGCACGGCTGCTTGTCTATCGATTGTCATCGGCATCCCGCTCGGAATGTTCGCTGCAAGACGCCCACGCTTTTATGCGGTCATTCAGCCTATCATGGATTTCATGCAAACCATGCCGGCCTTTGTCTTCATGATCCCGGTTATTGCCTTCTTCGGCACCGGCAAGCCCGCAGCGGTGGTCACGACCATGATCTTCGGCGGCACACCGGTTGTTCGCCTGACGGTTCTGGGTTTGCGCGGTGTTCCGGAAAGCGTGCGTGAGGCAGCAATCGCCTTTGGCGCGAACAAATGGTACCTGTTGACTAAGGTCGATTTGCCGCTGGCCAGTCCCTCCATTCGGGCCGGCATCAACCAGACAATCATGCTCTCGCTTGCAATGGTCGTGGTTGCGTCCTTGATTGGAGCCAAGGGCCTTGGCGAAGACGTTCTGGAAGCCCTTCAGTATGCCAATGTTGGGCAGGGGATTCTCGCAGGATTTTCCATCCTGTTTTGCGCTATGATCCTGGACCGGATTGTTCAGGGCGGCCGCAGATGATCCCATTGGTACTGGTGCACGGTTTCATGGGAGGCAGCGGGCAATGGGAATTGCAATCACCGCTTGCTGCCACTGCGCCGCTGATCCCAGTGGATCTTCCAGGTTTTGGTAACAATGCAGATCTTACTCCGATCAATTCGATCGGCGGGTTTGCGGATTGGGTCCTTAAGTACCTTACTGGGCAAGGCATTGAGGATTTCCACCTGCTCGGTCATTCCATGGGCGGTATGATTGTTCAGGAAATGGTCAAACGTGCGCCGGAACGTGTCAACCGGCTGGTGCTTTACGGCACCGGCCCCCTTGGGGTCATGCCCGGCCGGTTTGAGCCTATAGAAACCTCCATGAAGCGGGCAGTTGAAGATGGTCCGCAAGCCACGGCAAAGCGGATCTCAGCCACTTGGTTTTTAGACTGTGAAAGTGCGAGGGAATATCCGGCCTGTTCCGCGATCGCCGAACAGAGCAGCCTTGAAGCGATCCTAGCCGGGCTGGAGGCTATGCGGGATTGGTCAGGACGGGACGCCCTTGATGCGATCCGAGCGGAAACGCTGATCTTGTGGGGGGACAAGGACCGGGCCTACCTTTGGCCACAAGTGGAAACCCTTTGGTCATCCATCCCCAATAGCCATCTGGCTGTTGTGCCGGGTTGTTCCCACGCTGTGCACATGGAAGAACCTGGGTTGTTTAACCAGTTTGTGGCTCGGTTTTTAGATACTCGCTGAAGCGACTTTATGAATAGATGCCATGCCTTCGATGCTTATTCGGATAACGGTTCAAACTGCAGCGTAAGTCTGCTCCCCGCCCTTTGGAACCATGGCCAATTCTTCCAACATCGGCACTTTCGGCCCCAAGCTGTCATTTTAACCAGATGTGGCGGAGGTCTCGATGGCGTCCCATTTGCAAATTCGTCGGGGTGCAATTAGCGGCGGCTTTTCATGCTCTCGTTAAAAACGCAGTTCGGATAGCTTCTTTCACGGCATCAACAGCATGCGCAAAAGAACTGCTTTTTCAAAAAAAATTAATGCCAACAATTTGCTTGCCGATGCTCGTCCCATATAAATTGCCCTTGATTTGCGCATTTGATCAAAATATCATGGCGCATAATATGCAAGTTCCGGCAATAGTTTGGGCTGATTAGTCCTGGTTTTCCGGTGATTGACAAATGATTGGTGGGGTGCCCCCGGAAAAGCTGGGGCATCTGCAGGGATCGGATCTGAAGAGATGGTGACGCCAGGCGAGCGCAAAACATTGGCCGAGGGTGCCCCTGACGGGACGCCTGTTCTCCGCCTTGCTGGTTCTCGCGTCACCCTGGCAGATCGTGTTTACTTACAAATCCGAAATGCGTTGATGTCTGGCCAGTTCATGCCTGGGCAAACGCTGACGATAGACCTTCTGTCGAAACAGTTCGGTGTCAGCCATATGCCTGTCCGCGAAGCGTTGCGGCGGCTGAGCGCAGTGGAGGCGCTGGAAGTAGCGCAAAATGGCTCCGCGCGGGTGCCTTTGGTCTCTATCGAACGGCTAAGCGATATCTGCACCAACCGTTTGCACATCGAGAGCCATGCAGCGGCTTTGGCAGCTGGCAAAATCGACACGGCCTCGCTTTCAAGACTGACTGCCATTGCCGAGGCACATGAAGAGTGCCGCCAGAACAACGAAGTTTATCGGATGCTTGAGCTCAATCAGCAGCTGCATTTCGAAATTTACGCTTTGGCCGGATCACCGATCATGATGCAGATCATCGAGAACTTGTGGTTACGTCATGGGCCTTACATGCGGTTGTTGACAGACGATCTGGTGAAGCAGGTCGGGCCGAACTCCAATCTGGAAGTCGGGCCGGGACACAAGATGTTGATGACCGCGCTGAAAGCCGGGGATGAGAGTGCCGCAGCTGCTGCACTCAAAACCGACATTTTGGGTCCGTACGAAATGCTTCAGGAGCTCTGTCGTGAATATATAGAGGCAGAGCAGAGATGACTATTGAGGTGGTAATAATCAGCATAAGCGCAGATGCATAACAAGAAAAACCAAAGTGAAATACCGGAAGAAAGTGGCTATCAATCAATAACAGCAGCGGCGGGAGCAAATGGCTGAAGAGATCAGGGCAGAAGTGAAATTGTCGAGCACAGATTTGCGTGCGGATCTACCGTTTATGACTCAGCGTCTGGGTCTAGATCTTGATACGATCTATCCTGCCGATAATCCGCAGGTCGCAGTTCTGTCCGGTCACGGTGTCCGCCTCAGGATACAGGAAGATGCTTCCGGGCCCTCCGGTGAAATTGGGCTGATGGCCAGCAATCCGGATGCGATTGCTGATGGTGTACGCGACCTCGTATCGCCGGGCGGCATCAAGGTCTGGATTGACGAACTCAATCCCCCGCTTGTGCTGCCCCAAACCGAACACGCTTTTGTCGTGCGGCGGTTGGCAGACCAAGCGCCTTGGGTCATTGGCCGAGCTGGTATGGAATATCGTGACCTGGTGCCGTCTCGCCTGGGCGGTGCGATGATTGCCTCTCATATAAGGGTTCCCGATGGCCCGGTGCCGGATATGGTTCATTTCCATAAGGTCGGGTTTCAGCTCATTTTCTGTATCCGGGGCTGGGTAGACGTTCTTTATGA
Proteins encoded:
- a CDS encoding glycine betaine/L-proline ABC transporter ATP-binding protein, with protein sequence MNDDEVIELSNIWKIFGTDPDAALKAVREDGLSKAEVLEKYNAVVGVADVSLSINRGEIFCIMGLSGSGKSTLVRHFNRLLEPTFGRISIEGTDVMALGRHELQSFRNQKIGMVFQNFALMPHRSVLDNVAMPLEIREVPKNERMRQAAAYLDIVELGAWGSKYAHELSGGMQQRVGLARALAADPDVLLMDEPFSALDPLIRRQLQDEFIRLSKILKKTTVFITHDLDEAVRIGDRIAIMRDGRIVQVGTAEDIVMHPADDYVADFVAGISRLKVVRAHAVMQPLGEYTASNGPLSVNAPRVDESETLSNLINMAINTDDAIIVEDAGTEVGVITRPNILRTVIEGTEVS
- a CDS encoding GntR family transcriptional regulator, with the translated sequence MTNDWWGAPGKAGASAGIGSEEMVTPGERKTLAEGAPDGTPVLRLAGSRVTLADRVYLQIRNALMSGQFMPGQTLTIDLLSKQFGVSHMPVREALRRLSAVEALEVAQNGSARVPLVSIERLSDICTNRLHIESHAAALAAGKIDTASLSRLTAIAEAHEECRQNNEVYRMLELNQQLHFEIYALAGSPIMMQIIENLWLRHGPYMRLLTDDLVKQVGPNSNLEVGPGHKMLMTALKAGDESAAAAALKTDILGPYEMLQELCREYIEAEQR
- a CDS encoding D-cysteine desulfhydrase translates to MSLPNNIEVASGRETPAADVRLCKELSIILSKFPRIRFGHLPTPLEPLDRLSEQLGGPRIWVKRDDCTGLSSGGNKTRKLEYLMADALANGADTVITQGATQSNHARQTAAAAAKLGLKCHILLEDRTGSNDRQYNSNGNVLLDLLHGAAVDKRPGGADMNAEMDALAETLRKNGATPYIIPGGGSNAIGALGYVNCARELSEQAGEIGLKIDCLIHATGSSGTQAGLVAGLAAIKSDIDLLGIGVRAQQEKQEQMVFDLAEKTAELLGTGLLIDRSSVKANCNYVGPGYGLPTDGMCEALKLLARTEGLLFDPVYSGKGLDGMIDLIRKGAFSEQKNIVFLHTGGSAALFGYPDLFGF
- a CDS encoding proline/glycine betaine ABC transporter permease — translated: MMDQVNMSLSDAEVEAAQAYSDERKKNIKAFVRTNPGYYISNFDHIGASSRFTATFNMMAGLFGPIWFGARGLWSWALPFLIIETFAIVQIARGLFGDLAADAMARIASIEGTLDLRRQQLAAAVESGSDKADVYRRTVESLEANIGGIQLEAQALADQGIWIALSGLAVLVLAKIIQAVTANWALEHRFTEWLSDKTIRSGMPVSQIVFSAVFMVLIVLASLLHYSFPGRFSLLTAFPTDPEFRLFSIDAVEAFFAYCVANGEALFDAITYGIRLLLDALELVFVSTPWIVVASLIILLTWLTAGVRTAVWSGAFLAYMGLLGFWDKAMTTLALLGTAACLSIVIGIPLGMFAARRPRFYAVIQPIMDFMQTMPAFVFMIPVIAFFGTGKPAAVVTTMIFGGTPVVRLTVLGLRGVPESVREAAIAFGANKWYLLTKVDLPLASPSIRAGINQTIMLSLAMVVVASLIGAKGLGEDVLEALQYANVGQGILAGFSILFCAMILDRIVQGGRR
- a CDS encoding TetR/AcrR family transcriptional regulator; its protein translation is MGNEKASEILLVTRRVMMERGYNGFSFRDVAAGVGIKSASIHYHFPTKADLAEAVAKDYREWCLRALADLSAPDATALLTAYGNLFVAMFKDTGSVCLGGVLATDAASLPPSVKAEVERFFLGHHEWLSAVLQTGQKNGEIRPDLDPIAFARTFVSSMEGAMMVSRATGNPHHLTETIDQLVHLVRPLSR
- a CDS encoding LysR family transcriptional regulator translates to MDLRWFEDVLVLLEEQNLTRAAARRNITQPAFSRRIRSFEDWLGTPLLERKANSVEIHPALLDNEEEIKSIVKRAGELRNRVRTYSPERVQVTITTQHSLLFSAFPDIAALTREKAPQVNFRLKAGNRTDCISMFLRGEASVLLCYEAENSAPLPFDITVQRNEWGKDRLIPVIGGRLRYTVLADGCLPEDTPAVAYPENSHFGELLNQNGSQFGTANSAQNPVYVTAFSAGIKELVSSGLGVSWLPMSMVHRELESGKMINLSSNYGSIPLSIIFYTTSKNNTSKHLQELWSLTDP
- a CDS encoding glycine betaine ABC transporter substrate-binding protein — protein: MKLNLKCLFAATAMSVLALPANAAEEVKIGVPSWTGAQAIAHLLAAVVEMRIGGKAELVPGNNATIFQAMDQGKGDIDVHPDVWLPNQQSFTKKYVDGAGTVTLSSNPYEGNQGFCVSKNFGEANNITDIADLGRPDVAAKMDSDGNGKGEMWIGAPGWASANVNEVKVRDYGLMDFIEPIRAEESVKTARVKDSIAKGEGYAFYCYKPHAIWYMFDVKMLTEPTFDPEKYIMVQPSDDADWFEKSSVATKDALKEVQIAWSNSLPERSPAIAEFFSNFSLTADDVSGFAFEISGNGRDPSEVAREWVEANSDRVDSWLGL
- a CDS encoding alpha/beta fold hydrolase; translation: MIPLVLVHGFMGGSGQWELQSPLAATAPLIPVDLPGFGNNADLTPINSIGGFADWVLKYLTGQGIEDFHLLGHSMGGMIVQEMVKRAPERVNRLVLYGTGPLGVMPGRFEPIETSMKRAVEDGPQATAKRISATWFLDCESAREYPACSAIAEQSSLEAILAGLEAMRDWSGRDALDAIRAETLILWGDKDRAYLWPQVETLWSSIPNSHLAVVPGCSHAVHMEEPGLFNQFVARFLDTR